The following are from one region of the Thermodesulfobacteriota bacterium genome:
- the ltaE gene encoding low-specificity L-threonine aldolase encodes MRIVDLRSDTITKPTPSMQNAMAQAEVGDDVFGEDPTVNRLEEMAADRMGKEAALFVASGTMANLVSQLAHCGRGDEMILGDQAHIFFYEQGGSAAIGGIHPRTVPNQPDGKIALQDIEAAIRPDNIHFPRTKIVLLENTHNRCNGNPLEVDYMQSVGKLARSHELKVHIDGARIFNAAVALGVNACDLVSDADSVSFCLSKGLAAPVGSMVCGSGPFIEKARRARKVLGGGMRQAGILAAAGIVSLTEMTDRLSEDHANAKRLAEGLAGINGISIDPELVKTNIVFFDILRSDMNAEQLAGQLISRGIKVLPLGMNQLRAVTHYHITPDDIEYALNQFAKVMG; translated from the coding sequence ATGCGTATTGTTGATTTACGGTCTGACACCATTACAAAGCCAACGCCTTCCATGCAAAACGCAATGGCGCAAGCCGAAGTCGGAGACGATGTTTTTGGAGAGGACCCCACCGTTAATCGGCTGGAGGAAATGGCTGCTGACCGTATGGGAAAAGAAGCGGCGTTGTTTGTCGCCAGCGGAACAATGGCTAACCTGGTCAGTCAGCTGGCGCATTGTGGCAGGGGAGATGAGATGATTCTTGGAGATCAGGCCCACATTTTTTTCTATGAGCAGGGAGGTTCCGCTGCCATAGGAGGCATTCATCCCCGAACTGTACCCAACCAGCCGGATGGGAAAATAGCCCTTCAAGACATTGAGGCAGCGATTCGTCCCGATAACATACATTTCCCACGAACCAAAATAGTCCTGCTGGAAAATACACACAACCGTTGCAACGGGAATCCTCTTGAAGTGGATTATATGCAAAGCGTGGGGAAGCTGGCCCGGAGCCATGAACTGAAAGTGCATATTGACGGAGCAAGGATATTCAATGCTGCTGTTGCACTTGGAGTGAATGCCTGCGATCTGGTCAGCGATGCGGATTCTGTTTCTTTTTGCCTGAGCAAGGGCCTTGCAGCTCCGGTGGGCTCAATGGTTTGCGGTAGTGGTCCTTTTATTGAAAAAGCCCGTCGCGCCCGTAAAGTTCTGGGCGGGGGTATGCGACAGGCAGGAATACTGGCTGCGGCCGGAATCGTTTCACTGACTGAAATGACGGATCGCCTTTCCGAAGATCACGCCAATGCCAAAAGGCTTGCTGAGGGTTTGGCGGGAATAAACGGCATTTCAATAGACCCTGAACTGGTAAAGACCAATATTGTATTTTTTGATATCCTACGCAGCGATATGAACGCAGAGCAGCTTGCCGGTCAGCTTATATCCCGAGGCATTAAGGTGTTGCCGCTGGGTATGAATCAGCTAAGGGCTGTTACCCATTACCATATTACGCCGGATGATATTGAATATGCTTTAAACCAGTTTGCAAAAGTGATGGGATAA